In Sulfurihydrogenibium subterraneum DSM 15120, one genomic interval encodes:
- a CDS encoding ammonium transporter: MKKLTFMLGMFIPILTFANEVQKIDSGNTAWMIVATALVMLMTPAGLALFYGGMTRSKNILNTIAMSFLAYCIASIIWIFWGYTLAFGTDIFGIIGSLEHFFLMGISVNDIWSTGNIPTLLFVVFQMTFAAITVALMSGAIIERVKFQFWLLFVVFWLTFVYSPIAHWVWGGGFLFKLGALDFAGGTVVHINAGIAGLVLALLIGKRKDYGKKVILPSSVVLTVLGAVLLWFGWFGFNAGSELAADGIAANAFLVTNTAAALGAISWMITEWIIYKKPTLLGVASGVVAGLVAITPAAGFVDVFGSVVIGIISGIIGFIGVFWLKKKLGYDDSLDTFGVHALNGIWGAIATGIFANPSVNPAGKGLLYGNLTQVLIQIEAVLVTIVYTAILTGILYFVVSLITKGARVDDESETAGLDETIHGERGFEL, encoded by the coding sequence ATGAAAAAATTAACTTTTATGTTAGGGATGTTTATTCCGATTTTAACATTTGCTAACGAAGTACAAAAAATTGACTCTGGAAATACTGCTTGGATGATTGTTGCTACTGCATTAGTTATGCTTATGACTCCCGCAGGTTTAGCTTTATTTTATGGTGGTATGACAAGGTCTAAGAATATTCTTAACACTATTGCTATGAGCTTCTTGGCATACTGTATTGCGTCTATTATCTGGATTTTTTGGGGGTATACACTAGCTTTTGGAACAGATATATTTGGAATAATTGGGAGTTTAGAGCATTTCTTTTTAATGGGCATATCTGTAAATGATATATGGTCAACAGGAAATATACCAACGCTACTTTTTGTTGTTTTTCAGATGACTTTTGCAGCAATTACAGTTGCATTAATGAGTGGTGCGATTATAGAAAGAGTAAAGTTTCAATTTTGGTTATTATTTGTAGTTTTTTGGCTTACTTTTGTTTATTCTCCAATCGCTCATTGGGTATGGGGAGGGGGATTTTTATTTAAGTTAGGTGCTTTAGATTTTGCAGGTGGAACAGTAGTTCACATAAACGCTGGTATTGCTGGTTTAGTTTTGGCTTTACTGATAGGAAAGAGAAAAGACTATGGAAAAAAAGTAATTTTACCTTCTTCAGTAGTTCTTACAGTATTGGGAGCTGTTTTACTATGGTTTGGATGGTTTGGATTTAATGCAGGTAGTGAGCTTGCAGCTGATGGTATCGCAGCAAATGCATTTTTAGTTACTAACACTGCAGCTGCATTAGGTGCTATATCATGGATGATAACAGAATGGATAATTTACAAAAAACCTACACTCCTTGGAGTTGCTTCTGGAGTTGTTGCTGGTTTGGTAGCTATAACACCCGCAGCTGGTTTTGTTGATGTATTTGGTAGTGTAGTCATAGGTATTATATCTGGGATAATTGGTTTTATAGGTGTATTCTGGCTTAAAAAGAAATTAGGATACGATGATTCTTTAGATACATTTGGAGTCCATGCTTTAAACGGTATATGGGGAGCTATTGCAACAGGTATTTTTGCAAATCCTTCGGTTAACCCTGCAGGAAAAGGATTACTTTATGGCAATTTAACTCAAGTTTTAATCCAAATAGAAGCTGTTTTAGTAACAATTGTCTATACTGCAATTTTGACAGGGATACTGTATTTTGTAGTATCGTTAATTACAAAAGGTGCAAGAGTAGATGACGAGTCAGAAACAGCAGGACTTGATGAAACTATTCACGGAGAAAGAGGATTTGAACTTTAA
- a CDS encoding P-II family nitrogen regulator, which produces MKKVEAIIKPFKLEEVKDVIASIGIFGMTVSEVKGFGRQKGHTELYRGAEYVIDFLPKIKLEIVVDDEMVEKVVEAIVSSARTGKVGDGKIFITPVEDVIRIRTGERGTEAL; this is translated from the coding sequence ATGAAAAAGGTTGAGGCGATTATTAAACCATTTAAGTTGGAAGAGGTTAAAGATGTTATTGCTAGCATTGGAATTTTTGGTATGACTGTGTCGGAAGTTAAAGGATTTGGTAGGCAGAAGGGACATACAGAGCTATATAGAGGAGCGGAGTATGTAATAGATTTTCTTCCAAAGATAAAATTAGAGATAGTTGTAGATGATGAGATGGTAGAAAAAGTTGTTGAAGCTATCGTATCGAGTGCAAGAACGGGAAAGGTTGGAGATGGGAAAATTTTTATTACCCCTGTAGAAGACGTTATAAGAATTAGAACAGGAGAAAGAGGAACAGAAGCTTTATAA
- a CDS encoding PDC sensor domain-containing protein, translating into MEKFELILSEMKNILCDELKNFVERYENYEDELFHENLFVSFPFIELFYVLDNAGIQIIDNVINPLYAKRITRFGKGADRSSRPYFLEAIKEKKCIVTKPYRSLSSSEVTATIAIPIKDENESIKKILCFDIDLIALLHSDKYFYAKDRFEKVTKVFYTIFSIFLGFISVKLALWGSLNLFVIDSNPEHIFKSVILFTLAIAIFDLSKTIFEEEVLLYKDPRRHSEIRKTLTRFLASIIIAISIEALMLVFKFTISDPSKLIYSIGIIVSVGFVLISLGIYVFLGTRSEISVKKFEKESKQ; encoded by the coding sequence ATGGAAAAGTTTGAACTTATTTTAAGTGAAATGAAAAATATTTTATGTGATGAGCTTAAAAATTTTGTAGAAAGATACGAAAATTATGAAGATGAATTATTTCACGAAAATCTTTTTGTTTCATTCCCTTTCATAGAACTTTTTTATGTTTTAGATAATGCAGGAATTCAGATAATAGATAATGTTATAAATCCTTTATATGCAAAAAGAATAACCAGATTTGGAAAAGGTGCGGACAGATCCTCAAGACCTTACTTCTTAGAAGCAATCAAGGAGAAAAAATGTATAGTAACAAAACCTTACAGATCTTTATCCAGTTCAGAAGTAACCGCTACAATCGCAATTCCTATAAAAGATGAAAATGAGTCAATAAAAAAAATACTATGTTTTGATATAGACTTAATAGCACTTTTGCATTCTGATAAGTATTTTTATGCAAAAGATAGATTTGAGAAAGTTACAAAAGTATTTTATACAATTTTCAGTATTTTCTTAGGATTTATAAGTGTTAAACTTGCTTTATGGGGTAGTTTAAATCTCTTTGTTATAGATTCAAATCCAGAGCACATTTTTAAATCTGTAATCCTCTTTACACTTGCTATTGCAATATTTGATTTATCAAAAACGATTTTTGAAGAAGAAGTTCTTTTATATAAAGATCCAAGAAGACATTCTGAGATTAGAAAAACTTTAACAAGATTTTTAGCATCTATAATTATAGCTATATCTATTGAGGCATTAATGCTTGTGTTTAAATTTACAATTTCAGACCCTTCAAAATTAATCTACTCAATAGGTATAATTGTATCTGTTGGTTTTGTTTTGATATCTTTAGGTATTTATGTATTTTTAGGTACAAGGTCAGAAATTTCGGTAAAGAAATTTGAAAAAGAATCTAAACAATAA